GGCTTGTTTACGATGATGGTCTTGTCCATGCTCTCACCGATGATGGAAATGTTGTTTCCGCTGATGTTGGTGAGACACTGGTCGCCCAGATTGTATGTGCCGTTAGGCAGGAAGATGAACGAGCGGGCTGCATCGGCAGCAGCGTTGGCGCCGTTTACTACCTCCAGTGTGGTGATGAAGCTCTGTGCGTCACCAGCCTTCACGCTGTACCAGTTGCCGTTCTGTGCGAAGGCAGGCTCAGTCATGTTCACGATGCTGAGGTTGTGCAGATAAGCTGTGCCTTCGAATGAGAGGGTGTAGATGCCGCTCTCTGTTGATGGGTTCTGGAGAATGCCAGAGTTGCCGTCCTTGCTAGCCTTGGCGTCGATGCTTGCTACCTCATTGCCCTGAGGGTCTGAGAGGATGATCTTGCCTGAGCCTGAATACTGGCAGAGGGCCATCTTGATGTAACCCTTGCCGCCCATCAATACCTTCACCTTGCTGTCGGCATTGAAGGTCCAGCCGTGAGTAGCGTCGTGCCACTTGCCGCCTTCTACCTCGATAGCCTCGTGGTCGTTGATGTCGAAACCTTCCTTCTGCAGGTCGTAGTCATAGCGGGCTGTGCCGCTGGCTGTCTCGATATCTGTTACCAGAGCGTAGAGGGCTGCGTTCTCTGTGATGACAGAAGATGTTGTAAACTTCTGGCTGTCCTTCTTCTGGTCGCTAGCCCAGCCACGGAACTTCTTACCGTCGGCTACGGTTACCTTCTCGGTTGTACCATCCAGGAACTTCTCTATTTCTGCATCCTGCTCCACAGCCTGTGTGCCGAGAACAGTCTTGCCATCTACATCATAATAGGTAAGGGTGAAGTCTGGCTTGAAACCTACGGTGAGTTCGTAGGTAGCCTCGTCGCCGTTTGCCTCTACCACGATGGTAGCCACGGTCTTCTGCTCAGCGCCTTCGCCAGTAGTAGCATAAGTAATGCTCTTGATGTTGCCGTTGTCTGCGGTGATTTCTGTCAGCGGGTTGGTCTCTGAAATGAGATTCGCCTTCTTTGAGATGAGCACGGTAGCCATCTGCTTGCCATCTGCACCCTCTGCAAAGAGGTCGGCTGCATGATACTTCTCACCGTTCAGGAGGAAGCTGCCGAGCATAGGCGATTTGCTCATATCTACGTTGCCATAGATAGCGAGGTCGGTAACGTAAGCGTTTTGACCGAGAGCAAAGTTCTCGAACTTAATCTGACAGTTGGTGCGGTTTACCTCGAGTGTCAGGTCCTCGCCCTTCGCATTTGCGATAGCTACATTGTGGATTGCTACCCAGTCTGCATCGCCGTCGCCCTTTACTGATACCTTGATACCACGCTTGCCACCTGTAGCAGCCTGGTGCAGGGTAATCTTAGTGATGCTAGCCAATGGAGATGTTACTACGCTAGGTTCTGCAGCCTTGTATTCGCCAGTGTATTTGGCAGTCTGCATGAAACCGGTAATCTCTGGGAACTTAGCATTGGTACCTGCAGGATAAACACCCACACCATTGAATGTAAAGCTGAGTTCCTCCTTACTGTAGAGGGTCTTCACCTTTACCACCTCGTCGGTAGCCTTGGCACGATCGATGGCCTCCCAGTTGGTGAAATCTGTAGAGTAGAGTGTCTTCTCCTGCAAGGCACTTGCCTGAACGAGCTTGATGCCGTAGAAGTAACCGTTCTCTGCTACTTCAATCTGTACATAGCCCTGAGTAGCTTCATCTACAGTAGCGTTGTGCTCAATGATTTCATCAGCCGAAGTAGTTTCTCCGATGGTGAAGGTAGCACGATACTTCTCGTTGCCATAGTTCATGATGCTAACGATGTCTCTGGATGATTTCACTGGAACCTTCAGGATGGTGCCCTTGTTAATCTGGGCATCTGCAGAGCGGCCCTTCAGCTTGCCGTTGGTTGCATCCACGGTCATTTCGATACCTTCCACGGTAGAGGCGATAGCGCTGACGCTCTTTTCCACCTGGATACTTTGGATACCTTTCGGCAAATTGGCTTTGAAATTCCATTCTGCCGTAACGTCTTGTGCTTTAGCTATGAAAGCAAAGACCATCATCAGGCATAGCAGCCCGAATCTTAGTAGATTTCTTTTCATCTGTTATATTCTTTTAGGTCTATTAAAAAATCTTGTTTATAAGTTGTGAACTTGTTTGTTAAGTTGTGAACTTGTTTATTCGGTGGCAAAAGTACGCATATTATTTGGGATAGACAAGAGTTGGGGGGTGATACTTTCACGTAAACGTTTTCGCAAAATCTCGGAGATTTTCAGTTCATTTTCTTGGTTAATGGCGAATAATTGATTACTTTTGCTGCCGTAAACAATTACAAATTAATACTTAAACGTACATACCTATTTTTAATTTAGATATTCATACCTATTTTATATATAGATATTACAAATTAAACAATAAAAACAATATAAACGACTTAAACTTTAAAAATTATGAAGAAATTTTTTACTCTTATTGCAGCTGTCGCTATGGCAGCAAGTATGAACGCTCAGTCTGAGTGGAACTTTAGCAACTGGGATGCTAAAACATATTCAGAGACTTTTACCAAAGATGGATTGACTTTGAATATTAATAAGAATAGCAAGGGAGAGGATGCTCCTATGACTATTGATGGTAGTAAGAAGACTGTTGACGATGTTAAGTATACTCAGCGTCTTAAGTTGTCTGGTTCAGGTTCTGTTTCTGATTTAGAAAACTTGGTTCGAGTAGTATCGTTTGATGTAGAGGGACCTGGTGATATTTATGTTGTTGCTGCTCATGCAAGTAGCAGTGGTGATCCTAGAGTATTAAAGGTTGCTGCTGTTGTAGATAATGATATAACTCCTTTGGAAGATGTTTCCTTTGATGCAAGTGAAATCAAATCTTTCACAGCGAACTATAATCAGAATAAAGCTGCAAAGATTTTGATTTATTCTGGAAAGAGCGGTATGAATATCTATGATATTAAGTTCACTCCTGCTAAGGTTTCTAACGGCATTTCTAACATAAACGTTGATTCTGCAAAGGCAGGCAAGACATACAACATGGCTGGTCAGCAGGTTTCTGGCTCTTTCAAGGGCTTGGTAATCAAGAACGGCAAGAAGTTCGTGAAGTAATCTGATTATACCAGAATTAATCAATAGTTAGACTTCATACCAAAATTAATCAATAGTTAGACTTTTCAGGTTTAATCATATTGCAATAAAAAAGAGGACGCTCCATCATTCCGATGGTTGCGTCCTCTTTCTCTTTTATTCCTTTAATCTTTAATTCCTCTTTCTCTTTTATTTCTTTATAACCTTATCCACTATGGTCTTTCCGTTCTGAAACAACATCTTGCGGATGTTGATTCCTTTTTGAGGAGCAGAAAGAAGGGGGCCGTTGAGGCTGTAATACGTTACTTTCGCTATTTCGCCTGGGTTGGTGGTGATTACTTGCGAGATACCAGTGGGATTCTTGCATTCTGGATAGTATTCATCTACCTTGTTCTCTGCATTAGCATTACCTTGCTTCATGATGTCCTCTACCAGCGAATTGGCATATACTTCCACGTTGGTGTAGTAACCCTTGCCGTCGAGCGAGTAGGTGAGGGCATCGCTGCCATCGTTTGGATTCAAACCGTTGGCAAGCTCCCATGCATCCGGAATTCCGTCTTTATCCGTATCGAAGTCGGTAGGACGGTAAGCGGTGCCGAAAGTAGACTCGGTGTAGCCGTTTACGTCTGATACCTTATCAATGATACCTGGCGACAGAGTGATGCTTCCCTTATACTGTGCCGTTCCCGTCTTAGCCTCTTCCATGTAGCGTGCATCAATCTCATCGCGGTAGAGCGAGGCTCCGCCGTATGCCAGTACCTTGTTGAATGCTTCGGCTGCAGAGTGGGTGGTAACCTCTCCCGTAGGAGCAGGATTATCCATCTTGATCTTCACGCACGAAACACCGTCAATGGTTTGGTGGGCTACAGCATCTCCGTAGAAATTCTTTTTGTCAGCAGAATAGTTCTCGCCATTATAAGTATAAGTACCTTTGTCGTATACCACGCCCTTCCAGTCCTGGTTCTTGGTAACTGTTCCCTTGGTGGTTTCGGTGGTGTTGCCGCTGATGAAATAACGGCTGGTCATCTCGTAGAACTCAGGATGCTTCTTGTCGGAATTTCTGCTGCTGGATACGGTAACTTGCGTGATTCGGTTCTGACTGCCACGTTCCTTTCCGGTGCTTACGCTTACCTTGATGCCATTCAGGGTTTTGCTCGTCAGACTCTGGCTAGGTCCTGCCTTGTAGTAGTTGTTCACGATGTTGATCTGTCCGCCGCCAGGACCACCGTAGCAGGTTCCTTGCGCATTATACATCACGCAGTTTCGGAAGTCAACGTTTTCTGCCTGTACGGGGTTCTCCCACTTATAGGTATCGTATTCCTTGTTGCTGGTGTATCCTGTCCATCCGTATCTGGCACCATTGAAGCGTGGACCTCGGTTCATGAGATGTCCTACGAAGTTGTGGTGGAAGCTGGCGAGCTTGCCACCCCAGATGCCTCCGTAGCCATGTGCTCCCTTGGAGTGCCCCGGATTGGTGAGACTCTCGGCAACGGTACACCACTGCATGGTGAAATTGTTGTTGTCGTAGAAAGATGCCACCTCGTCGATACTCCAGCTGAAGGAACAGTGGTCGAAGATGATGCCCGTCTTGTTGCGCTGCCAGATAGCATCAGCACCATCATTGATGTCCTTTTCCTGTCCGCGGCGCAGACGGATGAAGCGGATGATGCAGTTGTCTTCCGGACGAACCGTGTAATATCTCAGAGTGATGCCCGGAGAAGGAGCAGTCTGACCTAAGATAGTGGTGTTGGCTCCGATGGTGAGGTCGGAAGCCAGCGGAATGACGCCAGCCACATCAAAGACGATGATCTTCTTGCTGTTGCCTGTTACTGCGGAACGGAACGATCCGGTACCCTTGTCGTTGAGATTAGTTACGTGGATTACTTTTCCACCTCTTCCGCCCGTTACATATCTTCCGTGACCTTCTGCGCCCGGAAAGGCAGGGGCTTGTGCCAAAGCAGCAGCACTCATCAGTGCTGCTGCCATGCTTGTTAATATCTTCTTGTTATTCATTTGATATGGATGTATTCAAAATTCAGCCATTATTTGATGTATTCAAATCTTTGCAATTACTTGTTCAATCCCTGCATTTCCATCTCCAGGCTAGCCCAGAGGAATGGACCAACGCCCTTGGCGTCGTTGTCACGGATTGGCTCGCTCATGTAATACTCAAAGCTGCCGTCACGCTTGAAGTTTGGCTTCTTGACGTATGGACCAGGGCCAGGGCCCAAGCCGCTTACAGAACAGCACTTGGTAAGACTGATGGTCTTATCTGCATTTACCTGGATAAACTGGTCGATGATGCCCTTGTAAGCCTTTACGCCGGCGTCGCGGAACTTCTCGCTGAGATAACCCTTGCGGTAACCCTTCAGCAATACGTAGGCAAACATGCTTGATGCTGTGCTCTCCAGATAGTTGCGTGGATCCTTCACATCCATCACGTCATACCATACGCCCGTCTTCTTATCCTGATATTTCACTACGCTCTCCATCGCCTTGTTCAGTAGGGTGATTACCTCGCCACGGCGGGCATAGTCTTCAGGCATCGCCTCCAGGCACTCGGTCATCGCCATCACATACCATCCCAAGGCTCTTGCCCAGGTATGCTGGCTCTTACCGTTCTCCTTGTCAGCCCAGAACTGCT
The Segatella copri DNA segment above includes these coding regions:
- a CDS encoding pectinesterase family protein; the encoded protein is MKRNLLRFGLLCLMMVFAFIAKAQDVTAEWNFKANLPKGIQSIQVEKSVSAIASTVEGIEMTVDATNGKLKGRSADAQINKGTILKVPVKSSRDIVSIMNYGNEKYRATFTIGETTSADEIIEHNATVDEATQGYVQIEVAENGYFYGIKLVQASALQEKTLYSTDFTNWEAIDRAKATDEVVKVKTLYSKEELSFTFNGVGVYPAGTNAKFPEITGFMQTAKYTGEYKAAEPSVVTSPLASITKITLHQAATGGKRGIKVSVKGDGDADWVAIHNVAIANAKGEDLTLEVNRTNCQIKFENFALGQNAYVTDLAIYGNVDMSKSPMLGSFLLNGEKYHAADLFAEGADGKQMATVLISKKANLISETNPLTEITADNGNIKSITYATTGEGAEQKTVATIVVEANGDEATYELTVGFKPDFTLTYYDVDGKTVLGTQAVEQDAEIEKFLDGTTEKVTVADGKKFRGWASDQKKDSQKFTTSSVITENAALYALVTDIETASGTARYDYDLQKEGFDINDHEAIEVEGGKWHDATHGWTFNADSKVKVLMGGKGYIKMALCQYSGSGKIILSDPQGNEVASIDAKASKDGNSGILQNPSTESGIYTLSFEGTAYLHNLSIVNMTEPAFAQNGNWYSVKAGDAQSFITTLEVVNGANAAADAARSFIFLPNGTYNLGDQCLTNISGNNISIIGESMDKTIIVNKPAVENEGIGTTATLLNTGNNLYMQDITLQNALEYYKSGSAGRAVCLQDKGTQTICKNVKMLSYQDTYYSNEPNGKGQFYFEDSEIHGTVDYVCGGGDVYFNRVLFVNESRKEGEKNGEDVIAAPNSKSEWGYIFKDCTIENKAKAFSLGRSWNNITRLTWLNTTVNQKDEILNDDKKYAYFTINAMGDAMADKFRLDVLKDAEGNVFSPAEKKVVFKASDGKVLKDEENIILTADEAAAYTLENVFGEWEPAKLAAQQTAGAATEVDGKLSWTGDAQMYIVLKDGEFFALTSEKSLDLEGATGKFTVRAANQMGGFGEVTSVATGIKDIHAATENGAAVKTAIFSVSGTQQSRLQKGINIVVKTLADGSKETTKMVVK
- a CDS encoding pectate lyase, translated to MNNKKILTSMAAALMSAAALAQAPAFPGAEGHGRYVTGGRGGKVIHVTNLNDKGTGSFRSAVTGNSKKIIVFDVAGVIPLASDLTIGANTTILGQTAPSPGITLRYYTVRPEDNCIIRFIRLRRGQEKDINDGADAIWQRNKTGIIFDHCSFSWSIDEVASFYDNNNFTMQWCTVAESLTNPGHSKGAHGYGGIWGGKLASFHHNFVGHLMNRGPRFNGARYGWTGYTSNKEYDTYKWENPVQAENVDFRNCVMYNAQGTCYGGPGGGQINIVNNYYKAGPSQSLTSKTLNGIKVSVSTGKERGSQNRITQVTVSSSRNSDKKHPEFYEMTSRYFISGNTTETTKGTVTKNQDWKGVVYDKGTYTYNGENYSADKKNFYGDAVAHQTIDGVSCVKIKMDNPAPTGEVTTHSAAEAFNKVLAYGGASLYRDEIDARYMEEAKTGTAQYKGSITLSPGIIDKVSDVNGYTESTFGTAYRPTDFDTDKDGIPDAWELANGLNPNDGSDALTYSLDGKGYYTNVEVYANSLVEDIMKQGNANAENKVDEYYPECKNPTGISQVITTNPGEIAKVTYYSLNGPLLSAPQKGINIRKMLFQNGKTIVDKVIKK